The genomic stretch atattagccaataattatgtaatttttaatttttaggagtttaattatgtaatttttaatttttagtattttaattatgtaatttttaatttttaggattttaattatgtctttttattttatttgtaatttgttatttttattgtggtttttttaatgaattttagtattatgaaaatgtttttgtgtaattgaattttatattaattgtgctcgtccttgcggaagagcacagttgtgggtgttgtgctcttgccagagagcaggcatgaatagtaccgcccgggcccacaaccgtgccgctggcaagagcacggttgtggatgctctaagccaGATTTGTCTTTCCCCACAAATGCACTTTCATAAAATCAAATCCCAGACAGGAATAATCGATCTATTGAATTTAGAATGTGATTACATAACCTcatgaaatttaaaatacaatacCTCAGATTGCTCTGTTTCATttcacaaattaaattattaaataaattttgctATAGTAGACTTAATTGTGGATTGGGGTTAttgttgcccacggttccaaatccgacggttccggtttataggaattcggaaccggaaccgccagttTTCAGACGGTttacacggttccggttcgaaaatcggcggtttcacggttcgttttttttctatgtaatttgaaatttggacttatacaataaattggaacaagacaacggataatttaaattgaaataagacgaataaggtgaaaatgatatcaattttattgaatttgagttgtaacggacaactatacattacaatttacaatacatatacaacatacaacaatgtaatataatttacaagtgtcgtcggaacgtaaataaaaaacacatgaaatggggggggggggataagggatgaatttgaattcaaaatcaaaatttaaaaaaattgaatttcggaaaaccggcggttttggcgaaAAACCGTCGGAACCGCTGGTTTCACCGCCAAAACCGACCGTCTGCCTCGTGTTCCGCACCAGAACCGAAAACCGCCAGTTTTCGGTCCAAAAACCGCCTCGGTTTTCTCATCGGAACCGTGAAACTGCCGGTTAACCGGcagttcggtgacggttccggttcgaaaaatctTGAGCTGGAACCGGATCACGGTTCCAaatgcgacggttccggttcgaaaaaattaacacggttccggttcggcggttaaccgccggaaccggaaccgttgGGCATCTCTAATTGGGGTTCGTCTTTCCCCCGAAgtttaaccgccgaaccggaaccgtttTTGGGGTTCGTCTTTTCCCTCGAAGTCAACCCCACTCCATTTTCTTTTCATTATTTTAGTAGGGTCATAGGGTGGCATTGGATTAATTCGATCCAATATTAATGGGGTGCTGGATTAATTGCACCCAAATTCAAATCTTCACCTTCTCTTTATTTCCCTTTTATCAGTTTTGACCTTGCAGTTTCCTTTTGCTCTTATCTCCTCTCCCATTTCCAAATCTCCTCAAATGGGTTTAGCATAAAGTTTGAATCTTTACCACAATTTCCCAACATTGTGAAGAAACATGAGGTGGGTGAGCTTCGAAATTAAAGAAAGCTCGAATCTTTCCCCCTCCCAACACCCATACCTTCCGTTCCtctctcctccgccgccgccgccgcagtcAAATGGGTTCAATCTGAACAACAAGGTCACTCCCAACATGCTGCTGATAATCATAATCCTAgccatcatcttcttcatctccGGCCTGCTCCATCTTCTCGTGAGATTTCTCCTCCGCCCCGCAAACAGGGATCCCGATGAAATGGACGATGTCACCGCGCTTCAAGGCCAGCTCCAGCAGCTCTTCAATCTCCACGACGCCGGCGTCGATCAGTCCTTCATCGACACTCTCCCCGTCTTCAATTATGACTCAATCATCGGCGTGAAGGATCCCTTCGATTGCGCTGTGTGTCTCTGTGAATTCGAGGCTGAGGACAAGCTCAGGCTGCTCCCGAAATGCAGCCACGCTTTCCACATGGACTGCATCGACACGTGGCTGCTTTCCCACTCCACCTGCCCCATTTGCAGATCGTGCTTGCTCCAGGATTTTCCTGCAATGAGCAATGTTCGACCTCCCATTGTGCTCGTTCTTGAGTCCGGGAGCGAGAGCTCCCGGGAGATCGCGCGCTTGAGCTCCGATAGGTCGGAGGTCGCTACCGAGATTGAATCAGCAAATAATGAGGAGGATCGGAGCAAGAGAGTTGTGGCGGTGAAGCTGGGGAAATTCAAGAATGTGGAAGgtggaggagaagaagaagaagaagggagtAGTAATGGGGCTTTTGATGCGAGGAGGTGCTTCTCCATGGGCTCCTTTGCTTATGTTATGGACGAGAAATCGTCGCTGCAGGTCCCGATCAGGACTCCTATAAAGAAGCAGCATAGCAAGAAGCCGCCGCTGCAGCTGACGCCGGGGCGGCGGCCGGCGATTTCGGAGTGCGGTGGGTGTGATTCGAGGCGGGAATTCAACGACTTCGAAGCGTTTAAGGTTCTTCAAAGTGACAATGCTGGTGCTAAGTCGCTTGATAGGAGAGGCAATAAGGAGAGTTTTTCGGTGGAGGCGTCGAGGAGGGCGGTTTCGTTCCGGTTCCCGGTGGAGAGGGGCAGGGGGGACACGAGGCGGGCGACGTCGGAGAGGTGGGGAGGTGTGGTTGGGAGGTGCAACAGTTTGGATTCTCAGATAAATCCACCATCATTTGCAAGGAGGACTCTTCTTTGGATCATGGGAAGGCCTAATAAGGTTGTTCATTCATCCTATTTGACAGATCTTTAAGCCTTAGGTTGCACATTTTCCATCCAAATTAGGCAAACTAGAgcacaaattatttttttggctTCACTTCACAAAATCTTTGAAATTGTTTCTACATGTATGTTAATTTTATTTCGGAATACAACAAGTATGGTACGTTCTTGCAATTCTGTCTCTCCGGAACCAACTGCGCGACCCTGCGGGCAACAAGTATGATTCTTGCTCTGTTATTTAG from Salvia splendens isolate huo1 chromosome 4, SspV2, whole genome shotgun sequence encodes the following:
- the LOC121801608 gene encoding RING-H2 finger protein ATL13-like, with the translated sequence MRWVSFEIKESSNLSPSQHPYLPFLSPPPPPPQSNGFNLNNKVTPNMLLIIIILAIIFFISGLLHLLVRFLLRPANRDPDEMDDVTALQGQLQQLFNLHDAGVDQSFIDTLPVFNYDSIIGVKDPFDCAVCLCEFEAEDKLRLLPKCSHAFHMDCIDTWLLSHSTCPICRSCLLQDFPAMSNVRPPIVLVLESGSESSREIARLSSDRSEVATEIESANNEEDRSKRVVAVKLGKFKNVEGGGEEEEEGSSNGAFDARRCFSMGSFAYVMDEKSSLQVPIRTPIKKQHSKKPPLQLTPGRRPAISECGGCDSRREFNDFEAFKVLQSDNAGAKSLDRRGNKESFSVEASRRAVSFRFPVERGRGDTRRATSERWGGVVGRCNSLDSQINPPSFARRTLLWIMGRPNKVVHSSYLTDL